The Leadbettera azotonutricia ZAS-9 genome has a window encoding:
- a CDS encoding DNA primase: protein MNTEVIKHPGMGAGAEAKNAQGGNLEKSATDNLQQNTALGKSDIKFLKSRLAEYLDAKGIHPNEQGLIICLWHDEHNPSCKVNPEYAYCFTCHESGDIFAVSAALAKIPCDKDHFPQIVKDIENTLGIVTDWKPPKGKRPVIRLSQSTVYRDSLLREFADALDSGDMSRARLRAEMLLALFMLPEPEAPKEAKPRRTMADRLAASGIQREAWTL, encoded by the coding sequence ATGAATACCGAGGTAATAAAACACCCCGGCATGGGGGCCGGGGCTGAGGCGAAAAATGCGCAAGGCGGGAACCTTGAAAAATCCGCTACAGATAATTTACAGCAAAACACTGCACTTGGCAAGAGCGATATAAAATTCCTCAAGAGCCGACTTGCCGAATACCTGGACGCCAAAGGTATACACCCAAATGAACAGGGCTTAATTATTTGTCTATGGCATGATGAGCATAACCCTTCATGCAAGGTCAATCCCGAATATGCTTATTGCTTCACATGCCATGAATCAGGGGACATTTTCGCTGTATCAGCCGCATTAGCCAAAATACCCTGCGACAAGGATCACTTTCCGCAAATAGTCAAAGACATCGAAAACACCCTGGGCATTGTTACCGATTGGAAACCCCCAAAAGGGAAACGTCCGGTAATCAGGCTTTCGCAATCCACGGTCTACCGCGATTCACTCCTGCGGGAATTTGCCGATGCTCTGGATAGCGGAGACATGAGCCGGGCGCGCTTACGGGCGGAAATGTTGCTAGCCCTATTCATGTTGCCTGAGCCAGAGGCGCCAAAAGAAGCAAAACCGCGTCGGACAATGGCCGATAGGCTCGCGGCAAGCGGTATACAGAGGGAAGCATGGACGCTGTAA
- a CDS encoding DNA N-6-adenine-methyltransferase, translating into MSADKNAAGRDGIAEQEHVGSPGSRIALKNTVLRGGKSYSPVLGNAKSRPRVMINYLLSLPLKNEQVRIESPKPHVAHNSGNNEWYTPAEYIEAARKAMGGIDLDPASCEAANRTVKAKKIHTIDDDGLGHPWEGRVWLNPPYARELIGKFIEKLKTHVCRGEVTEAIVLVNNATETAWFGALVSFSNAIVFPASRVKFNGPDGKMGSPLQGQAVLYAGPNSEKFLDAYKSFGWKVYL; encoded by the coding sequence ATGAGTGCAGACAAAAACGCTGCCGGGCGGGACGGCATTGCAGAACAGGAGCATGTCGGCTCGCCGGGATCAAGGATCGCATTGAAAAATACAGTTTTGAGAGGGGGGAAAAGCTATTCCCCCGTTTTGGGGAATGCAAAATCAAGGCCGCGGGTCATGATTAATTACCTCCTATCCCTCCCGCTCAAAAATGAGCAGGTTCGAATTGAAAGCCCCAAGCCCCATGTGGCCCATAACAGCGGCAACAACGAATGGTATACCCCTGCGGAGTACATCGAGGCGGCGCGAAAGGCCATGGGGGGAATCGATCTCGATCCCGCAAGCTGCGAGGCCGCGAACAGAACCGTCAAGGCCAAAAAAATACACACCATCGACGACGACGGCCTGGGGCATCCATGGGAAGGCCGGGTATGGCTCAACCCCCCGTATGCTAGGGAGCTGATCGGAAAATTCATCGAAAAGCTTAAAACCCATGTCTGTAGGGGGGAAGTAACCGAAGCCATCGTCCTGGTGAACAACGCCACGGAAACCGCCTGGTTCGGTGCCCTTGTTTCGTTCTCGAACGCGATCGTGTTTCCCGCGAGCCGGGTTAAGTTCAATGGCCCCGACGGGAAGATGGGATCCCCCCTCCAGGGACAAGCGGTTTTGTACGCAGGGCCTAACTCGGAGAAATTTCTTGACGCATATAAATCTTTTGGGTGGAAGGTCTATTTATGA
- a CDS encoding helix-turn-helix transcriptional regulator: MEAVQKPLDVDGAAQFTGLKKSYLYKLIHLGKIPCYKPTGGKVFFTQADLETFIFRGRQSADYEIRNGMDTQLTRGVV; the protein is encoded by the coding sequence ATGGAAGCAGTTCAAAAGCCACTCGATGTTGATGGTGCGGCACAATTTACGGGACTTAAAAAGTCATACCTCTATAAGCTGATCCACTTGGGGAAAATACCATGCTATAAGCCTACGGGTGGTAAGGTATTTTTCACTCAGGCAGATCTGGAAACATTCATATTCCGTGGACGCCAGTCCGCAGATTATGAAATCAGGAACGGCATGGATACGCAGCTTACAAGGGGCGTAGTATGA
- a CDS encoding site-specific integrase — protein MGVKIREIRGKLYLDIYDKGQRHAEALHLSVSKDPAMNKENMRRAEYARARREQQLFDGSWNLQDTLSAKKSLYRYIEEMAKGRDARKDRVCKCLPYLKKYPGGDLIQLGQVNSKWFNNFQDWMLKESGLGEQSANSYVLGVRMALGQAVRENILTADPAEGIKAISIPEPDMVTLTLGELKKMAGVPIGGKLGAEVQKGFIFACYCGLRISDIKTLIWGDIEHDTDGARLAKKQVKTKKRVFIPLHASAWGIINDGKLHNKGEPLFPLLAGSSTETNRYLKQWAAKAGIQKNIGWHTARRSCATILHSLGVDIYTIQKILGHGKIATTAIYTQVSDKEKRTGIDKMPEIKLAVGIEGKKELAFPKNEDKGTAQ, from the coding sequence ATGGGAGTAAAAATTCGGGAAATCAGGGGCAAGCTATACCTTGATATTTACGATAAGGGGCAGCGCCATGCTGAAGCCCTCCACCTCTCCGTATCCAAAGATCCGGCTATGAACAAAGAGAATATGCGCCGGGCTGAATACGCCAGGGCAAGAAGGGAGCAGCAGCTCTTTGACGGCAGCTGGAACTTGCAGGACACCCTGAGCGCGAAAAAGTCCCTTTACCGGTACATCGAAGAAATGGCCAAAGGCAGGGATGCGAGAAAAGACAGGGTTTGCAAGTGCCTGCCCTATCTTAAAAAATACCCTGGCGGCGATTTAATACAATTGGGGCAGGTGAATTCAAAATGGTTCAATAACTTTCAAGACTGGATGCTCAAGGAAAGCGGCCTGGGCGAACAATCGGCGAATTCCTATGTCCTTGGGGTTCGTATGGCGCTGGGGCAAGCCGTCCGCGAGAATATCCTGACTGCCGATCCTGCTGAAGGAATAAAGGCAATCAGCATACCGGAGCCTGACATGGTTACATTGACCCTTGGGGAACTGAAAAAAATGGCAGGGGTTCCCATAGGCGGAAAACTGGGGGCCGAAGTGCAGAAAGGCTTCATTTTCGCTTGTTACTGCGGCTTGAGAATATCCGACATCAAAACCCTTATATGGGGAGACATTGAGCATGACACTGACGGCGCCCGGCTGGCAAAAAAGCAGGTAAAGACAAAAAAGCGTGTTTTTATACCCCTTCACGCTTCGGCATGGGGTATCATAAATGACGGCAAGCTTCACAATAAGGGGGAACCTCTCTTTCCCCTACTGGCAGGAAGCAGCACCGAAACAAACAGGTATTTGAAGCAATGGGCCGCAAAGGCCGGTATCCAAAAAAACATCGGCTGGCATACGGCGCGGAGATCGTGCGCCACTATTCTTCACAGCCTGGGCGTGGACATCTACACGATACAGAAAATACTCGGTCATGGGAAAATAGCAACCACGGCGATTTATACCCAGGTATCAGATAAGGAAAAGCGGACAGGCATTGATAAAATGCCGGAAATCAAGCTGGCGGTCGGCATAGAGGGCAAGAAGGAACTGGCGTTTCCAAAAAATGAGGATAAGGGGACGGCACAATGA
- a CDS encoding helicase C-terminal domain-containing protein has product MQAIKRFTEQAINKLREEIQDTGGNEVFALGYMDDANKIAKIEIAARGNVNSVLALQDRLDDIFDDPEAESASPDVLIHNHPSGFLTPSDPDMNIASRAAQGGVGSFIVDNMVTSVYVVAEPAKRRKSQKLDPEAITAALEEGGAIARRLPVFETRKSQLDLMHLAIKAFNDDSIAAAEAGTGVGKSFAYLLPALSYAMANDERIVISTATITLQQQLYEKDIPLVAAGLNSKLKVVLVKGRGNYLCLRRMEEVLKEPSLDEEENENLRSIVLWAETSKTGDRADLSFMPMEGLWSRICSEADSCMGMRCPFRERCFMLAMRREAADARILVVNHHLLFADLAARMEGAGYDSTVVLPPYNRVIIDEAHTIEEAATSFFSDEFSRFGIYRNLSRLYRKRRAQKTGLILKLMGMLPGNAAFAEDDKNKIEDIIENIRQAVDDLDEGAVELCGREGVFRLAPQKDDYIRTGLSPQFISLRKQINILGGIIRDMLEKIPEAENKKIDTAQEGTVWEVKAILRRLDTIGNVCSSFLEYKENPGKVMWIEKRQGSSDKHSKDPWAEFTVSPLDVAPVLKEALFAPNKTVICVSATLTIGGRGEASFSYWKNRSGLALVQDREILSGIFPSPFPYKSKVLLAVPSDAPLPTEGGFSAFVDNAAADLAESAGGSALILFTSYTALRSAYELAKPRLQQAGIRVLKQGDDDRSRLLANFLSDESSVLFATDSFWEGVDAPGDTLRLVILCRLPFRTPSDPVFEARCEHLEAEGGNAFMDLSLPEAVMKFKQGFGRLMRRSSDHGVVAVLDGRLLKKRYGQTFLNSLPETRTCFGDFKAISRATEEFLFP; this is encoded by the coding sequence GTGCAGGCAATCAAGCGGTTCACAGAACAGGCAATTAATAAACTCAGGGAAGAAATCCAGGATACAGGGGGGAATGAGGTCTTTGCCCTGGGGTACATGGACGATGCCAACAAAATTGCAAAAATAGAAATCGCGGCCCGGGGCAATGTCAATTCTGTGCTGGCGCTTCAGGACAGGCTGGACGATATTTTTGATGACCCTGAGGCTGAAAGCGCTTCCCCTGACGTACTCATCCACAACCACCCCTCGGGGTTTTTGACCCCCAGCGACCCGGATATGAACATAGCCTCCAGGGCTGCCCAGGGCGGGGTGGGCTCCTTCATCGTGGACAACATGGTTACCAGTGTTTATGTTGTGGCAGAGCCTGCAAAACGCAGGAAAAGCCAGAAGCTCGATCCTGAAGCAATTACAGCAGCCCTGGAAGAAGGGGGCGCCATTGCCCGAAGGCTTCCGGTTTTTGAGACCCGGAAATCCCAGCTTGACCTTATGCATCTGGCGATTAAAGCCTTCAATGATGATTCCATTGCGGCAGCAGAAGCAGGCACAGGGGTAGGGAAGTCCTTTGCCTACCTGCTCCCTGCCTTGAGTTATGCCATGGCGAATGACGAGCGTATTGTGATTTCCACTGCCACCATAACCCTCCAGCAGCAACTTTACGAAAAGGACATACCCCTGGTGGCAGCCGGACTTAACAGCAAGCTCAAGGTGGTGCTGGTGAAGGGCAGGGGGAACTACCTTTGCCTTAGGCGTATGGAGGAGGTTCTAAAAGAGCCTTCCCTTGATGAAGAAGAAAATGAAAACCTCCGCTCCATAGTGCTTTGGGCGGAGACAAGCAAAACAGGGGATCGGGCGGATCTTTCATTTATGCCCATGGAAGGGCTATGGTCCCGCATTTGCTCAGAGGCGGATTCCTGCATGGGCATGCGATGCCCTTTCAGGGAACGCTGTTTTATGCTTGCCATGAGAAGGGAGGCAGCGGATGCCCGCATACTCGTGGTGAACCATCATCTTCTTTTTGCCGATTTGGCGGCCCGCATGGAAGGCGCCGGATATGACAGCACCGTGGTGCTTCCGCCTTATAATAGGGTTATCATTGACGAAGCCCATACCATAGAAGAGGCAGCCACTTCCTTTTTTTCAGACGAATTTTCCCGGTTTGGCATATACCGTAATTTAAGCCGCCTCTACCGCAAACGCAGGGCTCAAAAAACCGGCCTCATCCTAAAGCTCATGGGCATGCTGCCTGGCAATGCAGCTTTTGCAGAGGATGATAAAAATAAAATTGAGGATATCATCGAAAACATCAGGCAGGCAGTTGATGATCTTGATGAAGGGGCTGTCGAGTTGTGCGGCAGGGAAGGCGTCTTCAGGCTTGCCCCTCAAAAAGATGATTATATACGCACCGGGCTTTCGCCCCAATTTATTTCTTTGCGCAAGCAGATAAATATACTGGGGGGCATCATCAGGGACATGCTCGAAAAAATTCCGGAAGCTGAAAATAAAAAAATCGATACTGCACAAGAAGGCACAGTGTGGGAAGTGAAAGCTATACTGCGCCGTCTGGATACTATTGGGAATGTCTGTTCATCCTTTCTGGAATACAAAGAAAATCCCGGCAAGGTCATGTGGATAGAAAAACGCCAGGGTTCAAGCGATAAGCATTCCAAAGACCCCTGGGCTGAATTCACCGTGAGTCCCCTGGATGTTGCGCCCGTTTTAAAAGAAGCCCTCTTTGCTCCCAACAAAACTGTGATCTGCGTTTCAGCCACCCTTACCATAGGGGGCAGGGGCGAAGCGTCCTTTAGTTACTGGAAAAACCGTTCGGGCCTTGCGCTGGTACAGGACAGGGAAATATTGAGCGGCATATTCCCATCACCCTTTCCCTATAAATCAAAAGTTTTGCTGGCAGTGCCTTCTGACGCGCCTCTGCCCACCGAAGGCGGCTTCAGCGCCTTTGTGGATAATGCAGCAGCTGATCTGGCGGAAAGCGCCGGCGGCTCAGCCCTCATACTTTTCACCTCATATACAGCCTTGCGAAGCGCCTATGAATTGGCAAAACCCAGGCTTCAGCAGGCGGGCATCCGGGTCCTTAAACAGGGAGACGACGACCGTTCCCGCCTGCTTGCAAATTTCCTCTCCGACGAAAGCTCTGTCCTTTTTGCCACCGATTCCTTCTGGGAGGGCGTAGACGCCCCGGGCGATACCCTGCGCCTCGTCATCCTGTGCAGGCTCCCCTTCAGAACCCCCAGCGACCCTGTCTTCGAAGCCCGCTGCGAACACCTTGAAGCAGAGGGCGGCAACGCATTCATGGATCTCTCCCTCCCCGAAGCGGTGATGAAATTCAAACAGGGCTTCGGCCGCCTCATGCGCCGTTCCAGCGATCATGGAGTCGTGGCAGTCCTTGACGGCAGGCTCCTCAAAAAACGCTACGGGCAGACATTTCTCAATTCATTGCCCGAGACCAGGACATGCTTTGGTGATTTTAAGGCCATATCGAGGGCCACAGAAGAATTCCTGTTTCCGTGA
- a CDS encoding RrF2 family transcriptional regulator: protein MRITTRGRYALRASLALAKLGKDGNPVSISHLAEQENISSVFLEQIFFKLRKAGLVSSIRGPGGGFYFAKSLDELTIKQILDAAGEDLNITACDKHTVDCEHIGDCLSHHVWEDLTKMVNDYFAGITLSSIIDKHQDIFNA, encoded by the coding sequence ATGAGGATTACAACAAGAGGGCGTTATGCACTTCGGGCATCCCTGGCATTGGCAAAATTGGGGAAGGATGGAAACCCGGTCTCCATAAGCCACTTGGCAGAGCAGGAGAATATATCCTCAGTATTCCTTGAACAGATTTTTTTCAAACTTAGAAAAGCTGGGCTGGTCAGCTCCATCAGGGGACCTGGAGGTGGTTTTTACTTCGCAAAATCTTTGGATGAGCTTACCATCAAGCAAATTCTGGACGCTGCCGGTGAAGATCTCAATATTACTGCCTGCGATAAACATACTGTAGATTGTGAGCATATTGGAGATTGCTTGAGCCACCATGTATGGGAAGATTTGACCAAAATGGTCAACGATTATTTCGCGGGCATTACCCTGTCCTCCATTATAGACAAGCATCAGGATATATTTAACGCATGA
- a CDS encoding IS3 family transposase, whose amino-acid sequence MAYQFMYQHQGQYTITKMARELGVSRSGYYAWLERKPCRHESENRELLELITDIFYAHYRRYGSPRVWEELRDKYQRHIGRKRVERLMSLSEVLCKWQP is encoded by the coding sequence ATGGCGTATCAGTTCATGTATCAGCATCAGGGACAGTACACCATTACGAAGATGGCCAGGGAATTAGGGGTAAGCAGGAGCGGGTATTACGCATGGCTTGAGCGAAAGCCATGTCGGCATGAAAGCGAGAACAGGGAGCTTCTGGAACTCATTACGGATATATTTTATGCCCACTACCGACGATATGGGAGCCCGCGGGTATGGGAAGAATTGCGGGATAAATACCAGCGGCACATAGGGAGGAAGCGGGTAGAGCGGCTTATGAGCCTGTCAGAAGTTTTGTGTAAATGGCAACCCTGA
- a CDS encoding transposase produces MGEKRTFTKEFKERAVELALKAERKQSEIAAGLGIDGNTLSRWKREAREAEGGTLKAFPGKGKARDEEVARLKRENEDLRETNEILKKAMVIFTAKTPR; encoded by the coding sequence ATGGGAGAAAAGAGAACATTTACCAAGGAATTTAAAGAGCGTGCGGTAGAGCTTGCTCTGAAAGCGGAGCGGAAGCAGTCCGAGATAGCAGCGGGATTAGGGATCGACGGGAATACACTTTCCCGATGGAAACGGGAAGCGAGGGAAGCCGAAGGAGGAACCCTCAAGGCGTTCCCCGGGAAAGGGAAGGCACGGGATGAAGAAGTGGCCCGGCTTAAACGGGAGAATGAGGATCTTCGGGAAACGAATGAGATTCTAAAAAAAGCAATGGTCATCTTCACAGCGAAGACACCCCGGTAA
- a CDS encoding uracil phosphoribosyltransferase — MSKVILKAEDLDGYLNAEDKESIAGMDRIYREVLSGFSILSTSRLEKEKKREEENIIRLFNEMGAMMQDICRNEPGLQVYSFVTPQESHPEASRLIAKLRDMRTENEEFVYYIQRAYEMLFKLAYGGTTGSNKNYLIVKTPVTLPVQNYAAHKITNIDDKIENTVMCVMLRGALLPSMIMSKEIQEYSSHGYVTPFALFRIRRDDTKHENDMEYILDLDRSFFNLAQLDGKDLIFADPMNATGGSLVTVIKYLQSEGIKPKSIQFFNVISALKGALRAVRALENCTVYTLWMDPVLNETAYIMPGLGDAGDRINGKDPEVHSRNIIQLIADYGSSIARLYRAQLREIEDMVLNTKR; from the coding sequence ATGAGTAAAGTAATCCTAAAAGCAGAAGATCTGGACGGGTATCTCAATGCTGAAGACAAAGAAAGCATTGCTGGCATGGACAGGATATACCGTGAGGTGCTGAGCGGGTTTTCCATACTTTCCACCTCCAGGCTCGAAAAAGAAAAAAAACGCGAAGAAGAAAACATCATCAGGCTCTTCAACGAGATGGGGGCCATGATGCAGGATATATGCAGGAACGAGCCGGGATTGCAGGTGTATTCATTCGTCACCCCCCAGGAAAGCCATCCTGAAGCTTCGCGGCTCATTGCCAAACTTCGGGATATGCGAACCGAAAACGAAGAATTTGTGTATTACATACAGCGGGCATACGAGATGCTGTTCAAGCTCGCCTATGGGGGAACTACGGGTTCCAATAAAAATTACCTTATTGTAAAAACCCCGGTGACCCTTCCTGTGCAGAATTATGCTGCCCACAAGATCACCAATATTGATGACAAAATCGAAAACACGGTTATGTGCGTCATGCTCAGGGGGGCGCTGCTGCCTTCCATGATCATGAGCAAGGAGATACAGGAATACTCCTCCCATGGCTATGTTACGCCTTTTGCGCTTTTCAGGATTCGGCGGGACGATACCAAGCATGAGAACGATATGGAGTACATACTCGATCTGGATCGGTCCTTCTTTAACCTTGCCCAGCTTGACGGCAAGGATCTTATCTTTGCAGACCCCATGAACGCCACTGGTGGAAGCCTGGTGACAGTTATAAAATACCTGCAGAGCGAAGGGATAAAGCCAAAATCCATTCAGTTTTTTAACGTTATATCTGCCCTCAAGGGGGCGCTCCGGGCTGTGCGTGCTCTCGAAAATTGCACGGTTTATACCCTCTGGATGGACCCGGTGCTGAACGAAACCGCCTATATCATGCCGGGCCTTGGCGATGCCGGCGACAGGATCAATGGCAAGGACCCTGAAGTTCATTCCCGCAACATTATCCAGCTCATTGCGGATTACGGTTCAAGCATTGCCAGGCTTTACCGCGCCCAGCTCCGCGAAATTGAAGACATGGTACTTAATACCAAAAGATGA
- a CDS encoding tetratricopeptide repeat protein — protein MKKAAAIVILCSVLFGSCASRDAARADEYFSMGMAYYDLGKYEDAERWFNRAKAIDKTMTASEYNLGRIAFETGRYEDAAGHFEKIVSRDPENVMALKSAAYSRIKNGDLLAAETHYSKVLALVPESADDGFNYALVLYALKKYPESESTLQKYSTALEENSDALLLLARAEGAQNKVEAADSYNKWLTVSTPTAQVLYEYAQVLEKLELYARAIEQYKASVAALREDTNTLKKSSIRYEAARLMLTADPENDEAIVELDAAIEAGFTDTKILEDLMQDPRITQAHKDSIQKSIDAINNPPAPPASEGDGQTGADAPKE, from the coding sequence ATGAAAAAAGCAGCGGCGATTGTCATACTGTGTTCCGTTCTTTTCGGTTCATGCGCATCCAGGGATGCCGCCCGGGCTGACGAATACTTTTCCATGGGCATGGCTTATTACGATCTGGGAAAATACGAAGACGCCGAACGCTGGTTCAACAGGGCAAAGGCAATAGACAAGACCATGACAGCTTCGGAGTACAACCTGGGGCGCATCGCATTTGAAACCGGCCGTTACGAAGACGCAGCAGGACACTTTGAAAAGATAGTTTCGAGAGATCCTGAAAATGTAATGGCCTTAAAAAGCGCAGCCTATTCCCGGATAAAAAACGGCGATCTCCTGGCTGCAGAAACCCACTACAGCAAAGTCCTTGCCCTGGTGCCCGAAAGCGCCGATGACGGTTTTAATTATGCCCTGGTGCTTTACGCGTTAAAAAAATACCCCGAGAGCGAGAGCACCCTGCAAAAATACAGCACAGCCCTGGAAGAAAATTCTGATGCCCTCCTGCTTCTTGCCAGGGCAGAAGGTGCCCAAAATAAAGTGGAGGCTGCCGACAGTTATAATAAATGGCTAACCGTCAGCACCCCTACCGCCCAGGTCCTTTATGAATATGCCCAGGTTCTCGAAAAACTCGAACTCTATGCCAGAGCGATTGAACAGTACAAGGCAAGCGTCGCTGCCCTTAGGGAAGACACTAATACACTTAAAAAATCTTCCATCCGTTATGAAGCCGCCCGCCTCATGCTGACTGCAGATCCGGAAAATGATGAAGCCATCGTCGAGCTTGACGCTGCCATCGAGGCAGGCTTTACAGATACAAAAATTCTCGAAGACTTGATGCAAGATCCAAGGATCACCCAGGCCCACAAGGACAGCATACAAAAATCCATTGATGCAATTAATAACCCCCCTGCGCCGCCAGCGTCAGAAGGTGATGGTCAAACTGGTGCCGATGCTCCCAAGGAATGA